A genomic region of Nitrospira sp. contains the following coding sequences:
- a CDS encoding zinc ribbon domain-containing protein yields the protein MLTAGASTTHCPKCQAERPDEAEECVRCGIIFAKYRPDLLKERLSSSSSSIAKSQWILTARQWLIESDTTTDSMTLYGRAAIFVAMVWWGWKFITTPLETNYTGESFLHLINLPFHEAGHVIFIPFGRFMTILGGSLGQVLMPIICLGTFLVKTRDPFGASVALWWTAESMMDIAPYINDARALDLMLIGGVTGKETDGHDWNNILTMLGLLEWDHRLAHLTYQLGILLMLVSFLWSGALLLRHYRRLSA from the coding sequence ATGCTCACAGCCGGTGCATCCACCACCCACTGTCCGAAATGTCAGGCCGAACGACCGGATGAAGCGGAGGAGTGCGTTCGCTGCGGGATCATCTTCGCCAAGTATCGGCCGGACCTATTAAAAGAGCGTCTCTCGTCATCCTCCTCCTCAATTGCAAAATCTCAGTGGATCCTGACGGCCAGACAGTGGCTGATTGAGTCGGACACCACGACCGATTCGATGACGCTCTACGGTCGGGCTGCCATATTTGTAGCCATGGTCTGGTGGGGGTGGAAATTTATCACCACGCCGCTCGAAACGAATTACACCGGTGAGTCATTTCTCCATCTGATCAATCTGCCGTTTCATGAAGCCGGACATGTGATCTTCATCCCATTTGGTCGTTTCATGACGATTCTGGGTGGAAGTCTCGGCCAGGTTCTCATGCCGATCATCTGTCTCGGTACATTTTTGGTGAAGACCCGTGACCCGTTCGGCGCCTCTGTTGCCTTGTGGTGGACGGCGGAAAGCATGATGGATATCGCGCCCTACATCAACGATGCGCGCGCGCTGGATCTCATGCTCATCGGCGGAGTGACGGGAAAGGAAACCGACGGACACGACTGGAACAATATTCTGACGATGCTGGGCTTATTGGAATGGGATCATCGGCTGGCGCACCTCACGTACCAACTCGGGATTCTCCTAATGCTTGTGTCCTTCCTCTGGAGCGGCGCCCTTTTGCTGCGACACTATCGGCGGCTGTCGGCCTAG
- the kdpA gene encoding potassium-transporting ATPase subunit KdpA, producing the protein MTTNAILQVLVFFFVLLALAKPLGWYMARVYEGKPFGLDRLLGPVERALYRLCGVRPADEMDWKRYGAAMLLFNAAGLFFLYGLQRLQSLLPLNPSNLGAVAPDLAFNTAVSFVTNTNWQAYGGETTLSYLTQMLGMTVQSFVSAATGMAVLVALIRGLSRSTSTTLGNFWSDLVRSTLYILLPLALLLSLLLVSQGVVQTFNSYQTVPLLQPAGHDKPMTDANGRPVLDEQGKPKTEPATAIGQILAVGPAASQIAIKQLGTNGGGFFNTNSAHPFENPTPLSNFLELLAILLIPAALCYTFGRMVGDTRQGWVILAAMAILLLCFVPLGLWAEQSGNPILTGIGVDQQPQGGQAGGNMEGKELRFGITQSVLWSAVTTAASNGSVNSMHDSYTPLGGLVPLFLMQFGEVVFGGVGSGLYGMIVFAIIAVFIAGLMVGRTPEYLGKKIEPYEMKIAALLILIMPIVVLGFTALAISTETGRSSILNPGPHGFSEVLYAYTSQGNNNGSAFAGLNVNTPFYNLTGGLAMLISRFWLAIPTLALAGALARKKVVPGGPGTLPTHTPLFVVLLIGVVVMVGALTFLPALALGPVVEGLMMRGQ; encoded by the coding sequence ATGACCACGAATGCAATTCTCCAAGTGCTCGTGTTTTTCTTCGTGCTGCTGGCACTTGCCAAGCCCTTGGGCTGGTACATGGCGAGAGTCTATGAAGGCAAACCTTTTGGCTTGGACCGTCTCCTCGGTCCCGTTGAACGGGCACTGTATCGGCTCTGCGGCGTTCGACCAGCCGATGAGATGGACTGGAAACGCTACGGGGCGGCCATGCTGCTCTTCAATGCGGCTGGGCTCTTCTTCCTCTACGGCTTGCAGCGGCTACAGAGTCTTTTGCCCCTCAATCCGTCCAACCTCGGCGCGGTCGCACCGGACCTGGCTTTCAATACAGCCGTAAGCTTCGTGACGAACACCAACTGGCAGGCGTATGGCGGGGAAACCACCTTGAGTTATTTGACCCAGATGCTCGGCATGACCGTGCAGAGCTTTGTCTCCGCCGCGACGGGAATGGCAGTGCTCGTTGCATTGATTCGGGGTTTGAGCCGGAGCACGTCAACGACCCTGGGGAATTTCTGGAGCGATCTGGTCCGGAGCACACTCTATATTCTGCTGCCTTTGGCTCTGCTGTTGTCTCTTCTCTTGGTGTCTCAGGGAGTTGTCCAGACCTTCAATTCATATCAGACGGTGCCCCTTCTACAACCAGCTGGTCATGACAAGCCTATGACCGATGCGAACGGCCGACCGGTGCTCGATGAGCAAGGGAAGCCGAAAACCGAGCCTGCCACGGCGATCGGACAGATCCTTGCCGTTGGTCCAGCTGCCTCCCAAATCGCCATCAAGCAACTCGGCACAAACGGCGGAGGATTCTTCAACACCAATTCCGCGCATCCGTTCGAGAATCCCACGCCGCTGTCCAATTTCCTTGAACTCTTGGCGATCCTCCTCATTCCTGCAGCGCTTTGCTACACGTTTGGTCGAATGGTGGGAGATACCCGCCAAGGCTGGGTTATTCTCGCCGCCATGGCCATTCTTCTTCTCTGTTTTGTTCCCCTCGGACTGTGGGCGGAACAAAGCGGCAACCCGATTCTGACGGGTATCGGTGTGGATCAGCAGCCTCAAGGCGGTCAAGCCGGAGGCAACATGGAGGGGAAGGAGCTGCGCTTCGGCATCACTCAGTCGGTCCTGTGGTCCGCCGTGACGACTGCCGCTTCCAATGGCTCGGTGAACTCGATGCATGATTCCTATACCCCGTTGGGCGGGCTCGTGCCGCTGTTCCTCATGCAGTTCGGCGAAGTGGTCTTCGGCGGAGTAGGGTCGGGACTGTACGGCATGATCGTCTTTGCGATCATCGCCGTGTTTATTGCCGGTCTCATGGTCGGACGGACACCGGAGTATTTGGGCAAGAAGATCGAACCCTATGAGATGAAGATAGCCGCATTGCTCATTCTCATCATGCCCATCGTCGTCTTGGGTTTCACAGCCCTGGCGATCAGCACTGAGACCGGCAGATCGTCTATCTTGAATCCCGGTCCCCACGGGTTCAGCGAAGTCCTCTATGCCTATACTTCCCAAGGGAACAACAACGGCAGCGCGTTCGCCGGTCTCAACGTCAATACGCCCTTCTACAATCTGACGGGTGGCCTTGCGATGCTGATCTCGCGGTTCTGGCTGGCCATTCCGACGCTGGCACTCGCAGGGGCTCTGGCTCGCAAGAAAGTGGTGCCGGGCGGACCCGGAACCTTGCCGACCCACACTCCGCTGTTCGTGGTTCTTCTAATCGGTGTGGTCGTAATGGTCGGGGCGCTCACATTTCTTCCCGCTCTAGCCTTGGGGCCGGTCGTTGAAGGGCTGATGATGAGGGGACAGTAA
- a CDS encoding DUF4160 domain-containing protein, protein MPTVLRVGPYRFFFYAGDRDEPSHIHIEREDKVAKFWLDPIRLQESGGFSRPEIVWIHTRVTEHKNTLLEAWNEYFGS, encoded by the coding sequence ATGCCGACAGTTCTGAGGGTTGGTCCTTATCGGTTCTTCTTTTATGCGGGCGATCGTGATGAACCGTCACATATCCACATTGAACGAGAAGATAAGGTGGCAAAGTTTTGGCTTGATCCGATTCGGTTGCAAGAAAGCGGAGGATTTTCACGTCCGGAAATCGTTTGGATTCATACACGCGTGACCGAGCACAAGAATACCCTTCTGGAGGCATGGAATGAATACTTCGGCAGTTGA
- a CDS encoding MBL fold metallo-hydrolase: MPLEDDFCDILKKARTGQGLSVGDVARMTGLPGGDITALERGDQPRDHAEVRALAKALGLRAGPLEQIAIDKWEPVAQRTPPWVEMVQGSISGYGVQGYIVHDEGEALLVDTAYNAHAMLDVLRRRSLRLVGICLTHGHADHADGIEQILSRHEVPVYLGPEDMGLLSWRPRTELLVVPADGLSISVGRRTVYCVTTPGHTAGGICYRLDDAQLPVCFVGDTLFAGSIGRSNPKELYAAHIDSVRNRLLTLSPDYRFLPGHGPATTVEEELDHNPFATIQ; the protein is encoded by the coding sequence ATGCCTCTCGAAGACGACTTTTGCGACATCCTCAAGAAAGCGCGGACCGGACAAGGGTTGTCGGTCGGTGACGTGGCCAGAATGACGGGGTTGCCCGGCGGCGATATTACAGCGCTGGAACGTGGCGATCAGCCGCGAGACCATGCGGAGGTGCGCGCACTGGCCAAGGCGTTGGGTTTGCGAGCTGGGCCGCTGGAGCAAATCGCCATTGATAAGTGGGAGCCCGTTGCCCAACGGACACCGCCCTGGGTAGAGATGGTTCAGGGCTCCATCAGTGGGTATGGCGTGCAAGGGTATATCGTGCATGATGAGGGTGAAGCGCTGTTGGTGGATACCGCCTATAACGCCCATGCGATGCTTGATGTGCTTCGACGCCGCAGTTTGCGCCTGGTGGGTATTTGTTTGACGCATGGCCATGCGGACCATGCGGATGGAATCGAGCAGATTCTCAGCCGTCATGAAGTCCCGGTCTATCTTGGACCGGAGGATATGGGCCTGTTGAGCTGGCGGCCACGGACGGAGCTTCTGGTGGTGCCGGCAGATGGATTGTCGATCAGTGTCGGACGCCGCACGGTGTATTGTGTGACGACACCTGGCCATACCGCTGGCGGCATCTGTTATCGGCTGGATGACGCACAACTTCCAGTCTGTTTCGTCGGGGATACCCTCTTTGCCGGATCGATCGGTCGGTCCAATCCCAAGGAACTGTATGCGGCTCATATCGATTCGGTTCGCAACCGTCTGCTGACGCTCTCTCCTGACTATCGCTTCCTGCCAGGCCATGGACCTGCCACAACCGTTGAGGAAGAACTCGATCACAATCCGTTTGCGACGATTCAGTAG
- a CDS encoding DUF2283 domain-containing protein, whose amino-acid sequence MKVSYDETTDTLSVILKDNTPIVESDEDKPGVVLDYDAAGNLVSLEILDASKRVTEAHKVEFQTTGS is encoded by the coding sequence ATGAAAGTATCATATGATGAAACGACGGACACGCTCAGCGTGATTCTCAAAGACAACACGCCAATCGTCGAAAGTGACGAGGATAAACCTGGGGTTGTTCTGGACTATGATGCCGCAGGCAACCTAGTGTCGCTGGAAATTCTTGATGCCTCGAAACGGGTCACTGAAGCACATAAGGTCGAATTCCAGACAACCGGGTCGTGA
- the kdpF gene encoding K(+)-transporting ATPase subunit F, producing the protein MNVMYVLSGIVSVGLLIYLMIALLKAEWF; encoded by the coding sequence ATGAATGTGATGTACGTGCTGAGCGGAATTGTGTCTGTAGGTCTGCTGATCTACCTCATGATCGCGTTGCTCAAGGCGGAGTGGTTCTGA
- a CDS encoding HAD family hydrolase — protein MAKTSVDLMIFDLDGTLIESKWDIAQSVNLTLAELGLPERPIEEIFGFVGDGVKRLLRLAVGEGNQTRFEEALKVFRGHYLEHCLDRTSFYPGIEPMLQHFSHKDKVIATNKSIEYTRVILNGLGPQHFLYMVGGDNGFGLKPEPGMLLHIIEKIGAPKERTILVGDSTNDINGGHNAGIRVCAVGYGMGNREKMAACQPDWFIEKPEQLMEIFI, from the coding sequence ATGGCTAAGACTTCTGTGGATTTGATGATTTTCGATTTGGACGGTACACTGATCGAGTCGAAGTGGGATATTGCGCAATCCGTCAACTTGACCCTTGCTGAACTGGGATTACCTGAACGCCCCATTGAAGAAATTTTCGGTTTTGTCGGCGATGGCGTCAAACGGTTGCTGCGTCTGGCAGTCGGGGAGGGCAATCAGACCAGATTCGAAGAAGCGCTCAAAGTCTTTCGAGGCCACTATCTCGAACATTGTCTGGACCGGACCAGCTTCTATCCAGGTATTGAACCGATGCTGCAACATTTTTCCCACAAAGACAAAGTGATTGCGACCAACAAGTCGATCGAATACACCCGTGTGATCCTGAACGGGTTAGGTCCGCAGCATTTCCTGTACATGGTCGGTGGGGACAACGGGTTTGGGCTCAAACCGGAACCAGGGATGTTATTGCACATCATAGAAAAAATCGGTGCGCCGAAAGAGCGGACGATCCTTGTTGGGGACAGCACGAATGATATCAACGGAGGACATAACGCCGGGATTCGTGTGTGTGCCGTTGGGTATGGCATGGGGAATCGAGAGAAGATGGCAGCCTGTCAGCCCGATTGGTTCATCGAAAAGCCAGAACAACTCATGGAGATTTTCATATGA
- a CDS encoding site-2 protease family protein, translating to MDGLGRHEHRDLENRPVLDAREEPAPEIIDATEADDEGEPSFFSKWTLPIVLFLLTVFTTLWAGAYQAYHGPVRGPLNFLLSAPETLWRGIPFAGALLFILTTHELGHYLLSKIHRVPASLPLFIPGPPHFIGTFGAIIRMRGPILSRRALFDIGVAGPLAGFVVAVVALIVGLHLSTVVDRTGTFGLQLGEPLLLQFMAWVIIGPLPPEADVVLHPIGFAAWFGLFVTSLNLLPIGQLDGGHVAYALWGRRQRTMALVFLPILLALGFFGWPGWLLWAFMAGLWGLGHPPVIDPHVPLGRNRTIVGWIAFVVFVVTFAPVPFSFH from the coding sequence ATGGATGGATTGGGACGGCATGAACATCGAGATCTTGAGAACAGGCCTGTTCTTGATGCCAGGGAAGAGCCGGCTCCAGAGATCATTGACGCGACGGAGGCCGATGATGAGGGAGAGCCGTCGTTTTTTTCGAAGTGGACATTACCGATCGTCCTCTTTCTCCTGACAGTCTTTACGACGTTGTGGGCTGGCGCGTACCAAGCCTACCACGGCCCAGTGCGTGGGCCTCTCAATTTTCTCTTGAGCGCTCCCGAGACGCTGTGGCGGGGCATCCCGTTTGCCGGTGCACTGCTGTTTATTCTCACCACACACGAGTTGGGGCATTATCTGTTATCTAAGATCCACCGAGTTCCCGCCTCCTTGCCGCTGTTCATTCCTGGACCGCCGCATTTCATTGGGACATTCGGTGCCATCATCCGCATGCGCGGTCCAATTCTGAGCCGCCGTGCGCTGTTTGACATCGGTGTCGCCGGTCCCTTGGCGGGCTTCGTGGTTGCCGTCGTGGCATTGATCGTGGGACTGCATCTGTCCACAGTCGTGGATCGAACCGGCACGTTTGGATTGCAACTCGGCGAGCCGTTGCTGCTACAGTTCATGGCCTGGGTGATCATCGGGCCGCTCCCGCCGGAGGCAGACGTGGTGTTGCATCCCATCGGCTTCGCCGCCTGGTTCGGACTCTTCGTCACCTCTCTCAATCTTCTCCCAATCGGTCAGCTCGATGGCGGGCATGTGGCGTATGCCCTGTGGGGCCGGCGCCAACGGACGATGGCGCTCGTCTTTCTCCCGATCTTGTTGGCCTTGGGCTTCTTCGGCTGGCCAGGCTGGTTGCTCTGGGCGTTCATGGCAGGACTCTGGGGACTCGGCCATCCCCCTGTCATCGATCCACATGTTCCGTTGGGTCGCAATCGGACCATTGTGGGCTGGATTGCCTTTGTTGTGTTTGTCGTCACCTTTGCACCGGTACCGTTTTCCTTTCACTAA
- a CDS encoding insulinase family protein encodes MTYRKQERLNLGCRRFSGASGRSIIGACVFIICGLPSIFHPAYAATPSLAERVIEHRLGNGLTVLMVERHQTPVVSINITFAVGGMDEQVGQTGLAHLYEHMAFKGTRVVGTTSYENEQPILDELARVGTELDQRQRDRATKGSGATAEERAAIESLQNRLVELQTQASRYVVGNEMALLYQRHGGVGLNASTGKDVTRYMISLPSNRLPLWAAIESDRMANPVLREFYKERGVVMEERRLRNEDSPNGLLFETFTSAAFRAHGYGVPTIGWGSDILSLTPAATEAFFKTHYGPNRATIALVGDINPQDTIALIEQTFGKIPAAPPVPPLVTIEPEQRGERRVDVEFNAEPAIVIGYHKPTLGDSDDDVFDVIDAVLSDGLTSRLHHKLVREKRLAVSVGSDASHPGVRAPNLFVVTATPLAPHTTAEVETAIYEELERLKREPVSSQELEKVLNNLDADLVRGLRSNGGLAAQLSLYQAVAGGWRYILTSRDKVAKVTAADVQRVATQYFIKSNRTVAVLVKKQTEKTVAAVPAGEVRP; translated from the coding sequence ATGACCTATCGTAAGCAGGAACGATTGAACCTGGGCTGCAGGAGGTTCTCGGGGGCGAGTGGTCGTTCAATTATTGGAGCCTGTGTCTTCATCATCTGCGGTCTTCCCTCGATCTTTCACCCGGCGTACGCTGCCACGCCGAGTCTCGCCGAACGGGTGATCGAGCATCGGCTGGGCAATGGGCTGACCGTGCTCATGGTCGAACGACATCAGACGCCTGTCGTCTCCATCAACATCACCTTCGCGGTGGGTGGGATGGATGAGCAGGTCGGCCAAACTGGACTCGCGCATCTCTATGAGCATATGGCCTTTAAAGGCACGCGTGTGGTCGGCACGACAAGCTATGAGAATGAACAACCAATTTTGGACGAACTCGCGCGAGTCGGGACCGAGCTCGACCAACGTCAGCGTGATCGGGCCACGAAAGGGAGTGGTGCAACGGCTGAAGAGCGTGCCGCGATTGAATCGCTCCAGAATCGCCTCGTTGAGCTACAGACGCAGGCCTCGCGCTACGTGGTCGGGAATGAAATGGCGTTGTTGTATCAGCGGCATGGTGGTGTTGGACTGAATGCATCGACGGGCAAGGATGTGACGCGGTATATGATTAGTCTGCCGTCCAATCGGTTGCCCTTATGGGCGGCGATTGAATCAGACCGAATGGCCAACCCTGTGTTGCGCGAGTTCTATAAAGAACGCGGTGTCGTGATGGAAGAACGGCGTCTGCGGAACGAAGACAGTCCGAACGGTCTGTTGTTTGAGACCTTCACGTCGGCCGCATTTCGCGCTCATGGCTATGGGGTTCCCACCATCGGGTGGGGATCGGATATCCTATCGTTGACACCCGCCGCCACGGAAGCCTTCTTCAAGACCCATTATGGCCCCAATCGTGCCACGATCGCGTTGGTCGGTGATATTAATCCACAAGACACCATCGCGTTGATCGAGCAGACGTTCGGGAAAATTCCTGCCGCACCGCCGGTGCCGCCTTTGGTGACGATCGAACCGGAGCAGCGAGGCGAGCGGCGAGTTGACGTCGAGTTTAATGCCGAGCCGGCTATCGTGATTGGGTACCACAAGCCAACCTTGGGGGATTCAGATGACGATGTGTTTGACGTGATCGACGCAGTACTGAGCGATGGACTGACGTCTCGCTTGCATCACAAACTGGTACGGGAGAAGCGATTGGCCGTCTCAGTTGGGTCGGATGCCAGTCATCCGGGAGTGCGGGCGCCGAATCTCTTCGTCGTCACAGCGACTCCCTTAGCCCCTCATACGACAGCGGAAGTCGAAACTGCCATCTATGAGGAGTTGGAACGGTTGAAGCGGGAGCCGGTTTCCTCTCAAGAACTGGAAAAGGTGCTCAACAATCTGGATGCCGATCTCGTCCGAGGCCTACGATCGAATGGTGGTCTGGCTGCTCAGTTGTCCTTATATCAGGCGGTGGCAGGCGGCTGGCGCTACATCCTGACCTCACGTGACAAGGTTGCCAAGGTCACGGCGGCTGATGTGCAGCGAGTGGCGACGCAGTACTTTATAAAATCAAACCGTACCGTGGCGGTCTTGGTGAAGAAACAGACCGAGAAGACCGTTGCCGCAGTACCAGCCGGTGAGGTGAGGCCATGA
- a CDS encoding DUF2442 domain-containing protein, whose amino-acid sequence MNTSAVDISLPVAETVILTEDTLTVELSDGRSLSVPLAWFPRLVHATPVERKNWRLIGRGHGIHWDKLDEDISIESLLAGRPSGESQASFKKWLLARGASKTRSSVRRTGNRRH is encoded by the coding sequence ATGAATACTTCGGCAGTTGACATTTCATTGCCGGTAGCCGAAACAGTGATTCTGACAGAAGACACGCTCACCGTAGAGCTGAGCGATGGGCGGAGCTTGTCCGTGCCACTTGCCTGGTTTCCCCGTCTGGTTCATGCCACACCCGTAGAACGCAAAAACTGGCGATTGATCGGCAGAGGGCACGGGATTCACTGGGACAAGCTCGACGAGGACATCAGTATCGAAAGCCTTCTTGCAGGCAGACCGTCCGGTGAAAGCCAAGCGTCGTTTAAAAAATGGCTCTTAGCTCGCGGGGCCAGTAAGACACGAAGCTCTGTTCGACGTACTGGGAATCGTCGTCATTAG
- a CDS encoding insulinase family protein: MKQMRGKGLGVRESGIAGLVGMAMLLTSVTTVYAGDLSLGDPRTMVFKPVEFSPPEPERVVLDNGMVLYLLEDHELPLVSITATMRTGSWLDPTDKIGLAGMTGAVMRTGGGGGLSAEQVDAELEQFAADVSVGIGRQSGAASLDVLSKDVKRGLEIFAGLIRTPAFDPARVELVKLQVIEGIRRRQDNPGSIVGREFAKMLYGAAHPSARESSLDSVTRITRDDLVTFHRNTIHPNGMILGVTGDFKRDEMVASLRTVFGNWKKGTVPELRIVDVPEAELSKPVVRFVGKETSQTHLRVGHLSIKENDPDYVALAIVNDILGGSSFRSRLFNDVRTKRGLAYSVGSRLNTGMHDQGVWLMRAETKLTSTQEVIERFVANIERIRAELVTDAELAEAKEAYVNSFVFSFASPSAIVSRLVELEYDGLPKDFLQQLRAKVVRLTKEDVLAAAKKHLRPDQLKIVAVGSGEALPKALSTFGEVKEITLSPEG, encoded by the coding sequence ATGAAGCAGATGAGGGGTAAGGGGTTAGGGGTGAGGGAAAGTGGAATCGCTGGCTTGGTTGGCATGGCCATGCTGCTGACGTCAGTCACCACGGTGTATGCGGGGGACCTCTCACTCGGTGATCCCAGGACCATGGTGTTTAAGCCGGTGGAATTTTCTCCACCGGAACCCGAGCGGGTCGTGCTGGACAACGGCATGGTTCTCTATTTGCTGGAAGACCATGAATTGCCGTTGGTGTCGATCACGGCGACGATGCGAACAGGGAGTTGGCTAGACCCAACCGATAAGATCGGACTGGCTGGCATGACCGGGGCGGTGATGCGGACTGGTGGTGGCGGTGGTCTTTCTGCCGAACAGGTTGATGCTGAACTCGAGCAATTCGCGGCTGATGTGAGTGTCGGGATCGGGCGGCAATCAGGGGCGGCGTCTCTCGATGTCCTGAGCAAAGATGTGAAGCGGGGGTTGGAGATTTTCGCCGGTCTCATTCGGACCCCGGCGTTCGATCCCGCCCGTGTCGAATTAGTCAAGCTGCAGGTTATTGAGGGGATCCGCCGCCGTCAGGATAATCCCGGTTCTATCGTCGGTCGTGAATTTGCCAAGATGCTCTATGGGGCTGCTCATCCAAGTGCCCGAGAGAGCTCGCTGGATTCGGTCACGCGCATCACGAGGGACGATCTCGTCACCTTCCATCGCAACACGATTCATCCGAACGGGATGATCCTCGGTGTGACGGGTGATTTTAAGAGAGATGAGATGGTGGCCTCTCTACGCACAGTATTCGGAAATTGGAAAAAGGGGACGGTGCCGGAATTGAGGATCGTCGATGTCCCGGAGGCGGAGCTGTCCAAGCCGGTTGTCCGGTTCGTCGGTAAAGAGACCTCGCAGACTCATCTTCGGGTGGGACATCTTTCGATCAAGGAGAATGATCCCGATTACGTGGCGTTGGCCATCGTGAACGATATTTTGGGCGGGAGTTCGTTTCGCAGCCGCCTCTTCAACGATGTGCGGACGAAACGGGGGTTGGCCTATTCTGTTGGGAGCCGCCTCAATACGGGGATGCATGACCAAGGTGTCTGGCTGATGCGGGCGGAAACCAAGTTGACCTCCACACAGGAAGTGATTGAGCGGTTTGTGGCGAATATCGAACGAATCCGTGCCGAGTTGGTGACCGATGCCGAGCTGGCGGAGGCGAAGGAAGCGTACGTGAATTCGTTCGTGTTTTCCTTTGCGAGCCCTTCGGCGATCGTCAGCCGATTGGTCGAGTTAGAGTACGATGGATTGCCGAAGGACTTTCTGCAACAGCTGCGGGCCAAGGTCGTGCGACTGACCAAGGAAGACGTCTTGGCGGCAGCCAAGAAACATTTGCGCCCGGATCAATTGAAGATCGTGGCCGTCGGGTCAGGGGAGGCGTTGCCGAAGGCCCTTTCGACCTTTGGAGAGGTGAAAGAAATCACGCTCAGTCCTGAAGGGTGA